The sequence ATCTCAAGGACTTCTCAATTGTGATCCTTTTTGGGGATACTAGGACTAGCCCCACTCCAGATCCTCTGTAGTTAGCTGCACCATCAACGTAAACCTTCCACGACAAAGGTTTTTGCAAGGAGAttatgccaaccgatttttcatccatgttttGCTCCTCTAATTTATCTTCTGATGGGGTCTCGGCGAACTCAGCTACCAAATCAGTAAGGACCTGACCTTTGACCGAAGTGCGAGCCATATACTTGATATAGGATCGTGCCCCACTTCGCAATTCTCCTTGTGTAATCGGCACTTCGAAGTAGGGATTTGAGCAGGAGTTGAGTCAAAACAACAATCGTGTGTGATTGGAAATAGTGGGGGAACTTACGTGTGCCATACACTACCGCCAAAATAGCCTTTTCAAGTGGTAAGTACCGGACTTCAGCTTCATGTAATGACTTGCTTATGTAATAGACTGGTTTCTGCATGCCACAGTTGACACGAATCAAAACTAGACTTACTGCATAAGTGGCCATGGCAAGATAAGCGAACAGAACCTCATCCATCTCAGGCCTTGACATAATTGGTGGCCGAGAAATGTATTCTTTTAACTGTTGGAAAGCTTGGGCACATCCATCAGACCATTCAAACCATTTCCAattatttaacaatttaaaGAAAGGTCTACACCTGTCAGCTGACCGAGAAATGAACCAGTTCAAGGCAGCGGTCATTCCCGTAAGTTTCTGGAcctcttttggattccgagggGTTGTAGGTCGTTGATCGCCTTTATCTAATCGGGATTGACTTCAATTCCGCGATGTGTGACCATGTAGCCCAAAAACTTGCCAGACCCGACACCAAAAGAACACTTGGAAGCGTTAAGTCGTAGTTTGTGCTTCCTCaagataacaaaaatattcCCAAGATCACTAACATGCTCGGACTCTGCCTTACTTTTTActaccatatcatcgatataaatcTCAATAGTTTTTCCCAactgtggttcaaacatcctggtcatcatcctttggtaggtagCCTCTGCATTCTTTAAACCAAAGGGCATTAAtttgtaatgatagtttcctATAGGAGTAACAAAAGTTGTCCTCTCTTGGTCGTCCAGAGCTAGAGGTATTTGATGATActcttgaaaggcatccaaaaagctcattcGAGGATGGCCCACAGTGGTGTCCACTAACTGATCAATCTGAGGCATAGGGAAAGGGTCCTTTGGGCAGGCTTTGTTCAAATCTGTAAAATCTACGCATACACGCCACTTTCTCGTCTTCTTTTTAACCACTACAGTGTTAGCcagccattcggggtaaaaaACCTTTTTAATAGCCCCAACTCACTTAAGTTTCATCACCTCGTCCTTTACAGTATTCGAATGCTCCTTGGATGAACGCCGAGGTGGTTGTTTCCTGGGGATAATAGATGGATTGACGTTTAGATGATGGCGAATGAAGCTCAGATCCACTCTCGGAGCCTCGTAAGCATCCCAAGCAAATACATCAATGTTGTTCTTAAGAAAAACTACCAACTCTTCCTTCTCCCGAGATGGAAGCTGAGCCCCAACCTGAAAAAACTTGCCTGGATCGTCACCAATGGGGAATTTCTCCAAATCCTCACATTTGGCATCCTTGGCAGGCCCCCTCATTAGTAATTCCAGAGACATTGACTGCTATTAACCTTCTTTGACTATGGCCGAAGACTCAGCTGCTGGCTGATGCAAAATTGCAGACACGAGGTACTGCCTAGCCATAACTTGGTTCCCTACTAGTTCCTCAACTCGGTCTTTGGACAGATACTTAACCTTCTGATGTAAAGTTGAAGAAACGACACCCAAAGTGTGAAGCCAACGTCTGGCAACAATGGCTGTGTAGAGGGAGTATGCATCCACCACTATGAAATCCACTTCCACCACTTCTGAACCGGTTTGCACTGGTAACCTAATTTGACCCTTTGGGTCAACAAGTTTTCCATTAAAACCCGCCAGAGGTGAATCATAAGCTGTCAGATCTTCAGATTTCAAGTTCAATCCTTTGTATAGGTCAGGATACATGACTTCTATACAACTGCCTTGATCCACCATTACCatcttcacatcataccccccTATCCGAAGGGTGACTACTAAAGCGTCACCATGTGGTTGGATAGTTCCGATCTTGTCTTCATCCAAGAAACTCAATGAAGGTCGGATCTATAATCTAGCTCTCTTCGGCCAGGAGTTTGGGTTCTCGGCTGACGACCTGGCCACAGACATCACCCTGGCAGGTTGAGAGCCAGTCCTTCCAAGTGCAGCAAATATAACATTGATCGTGCCCAATGGGGGCCTTGAAGAAGCATTCCTCTAGCCCTGTGACCTTGAATGGTCTCCCTATCCATTGGGTTGGTACAGAAATTGTCACAGCTTCCCCTCCTTAACCAATTGTTCCAGATGGTTCCATAACGTTCGACAATCTTCAGTGGTATGTCCTCGGTCCTGATGATATTGGAAATGGAGGCTTTGATTACGCCTTGAAGGATCTCCActcatcttgtttggccatttaaaatatggctcgttcttgatcttctccaaaACTTGATGCACTGGTTCTCGAAACACGGTGTTTACTACTTGTGGGGCTACAAGTCCAGATTGTCTGGCAAAATCTCGTCGGGGTTTGTTATTGTTGTaacgttccgacctgaaatccctcatctcctgagggataaccttgcCTTTCCCCTTATCTTGCAGATGGTCTTCCTTAACCTTCTTATACTTGTCAATCCGATCCATTAATTGATGAATACTGGTGACAAGTTTCCTCGTCAAAGACTTCCTTAGACCGTGCCCTGCAGGCAAGCTGAGCTTGAAAGTACTGATGGCCACGTCCTTAAAATCACCTTCTATCtcgttgaacatctcccaatatCAGTCCGAGTATGTTTTCAGAGTTTCACCCTCTCTCATGGACAGAGATAGCAAAGAAGCCAAAGGTTGAGGCGCTCTGCTGCACGTAATAAAATGGGACTCAAACGTCTGGGTGAGTTCCTTAAAGGAACTGATGGATCCTGCCCTCAGaccatcaaaccacctcatcgccatagGTTCCAAACTGGACCAAAAAACCTTGCATATCAAGGTTTTGTTCTTAGAATGTACCGCCATCTTTTGATTAAAGTGGCTAGCATGTTCAACAGGGTCCGTTCTGCCATTATACAAGGTGAAAATGGGTTGAGTGAACCACCGAGGAAATCTTCCTTCCTCAATCCAGCGGGTGAAGGGTGATTTAGAAACTTGGTTGAGTGCTTTATTCATAGCATCATTTACCAGACCTTTTAAAGATGAATTGTTGTTTTTGCGACTACGACAATAATCTTTGTCATATGAGAAAGATTCACTGGAGGGAGTTCTTGACCTTTGCCTATGGTCTTGATCCTCCTCATCATCAGAAGAGTAGTCAGAATTTGAGGGAGCTCGCCTTCTGCACTCATGGCGTAAGCTTCTCTTTAGGTGATCAATCTCGTTCTGCATGTTTCTGGCATTTTCCTCACGAGAGATATGGTTTTTACTCCAAGACTGACTCCTTGCTGGTGTGTGTAGTGCGCACACTTCCCTCCCGGTCTCTCTTTCACTCAAGTTCATggaaatgatcttgatgttgagAGCCCATAGATTCTACTAGATTTGGAACTGATCCTACCATTATTGAGCGTCTGATTCACTATCGCACCAGTagttcccacaaacggcgccaattgtaaagaCCCGACTTGAGTTCCTAGCCCAGCACGTGGACGGAGTTTGgcccaaaaggcccaaaacaatgaatttgtagaggaatgggttggaaaactgggttttagtTGATCAAACAACAATATAGATAGACTTGATGACAAAAGGATAAAAATAGACTATTATGAAATGAAGAAAGCATGTCCTCAGCGAACTCTGAGGACAATAGCTCTAATATAATATTCTTAGAAAGTgttacaaatttgattgtagaTCGCTACAGTATTTCTTCTCTTAAATTTTCAATCCCcctttcttgttctttttcgTCTTCTTTTATACTCCCTTCCCTTTTCACCTCCACCGTCCACCTGTATGCTAGATGgttagggctgatacttgtcccatcagcccttctCATAAGTCCTCAAGTAGTAGCTCTAAGGCTGAAATAcattgttcaggtatcacttctacattaatgcAACCAGAGGattagctgcagtgcatttaatgcggaggcagcagCTTTCTCCCCAAATATTTTAGGGCTCATCCTTATCTTATATCTCTGCAGTGCTTGTCCGCCCCAAATGAATTTCAGGGATTGTCATCTTTGCTATCAATCCATTTTCCAGGACCTCGGCCAAGTTCGGCCGAGGAAGTTTTCATCCTTGGCACACTTTCTGGAGCCTTTAAGACCAAACCCCACCTTTTATTCATCAGCACAATCTCCTCTAACGAAGACATCTCATCCTCGGGCGGATCTTTGTTCTCGGCTTGGGCTACAGCCcaatatatgaataaataatgCACTTCTGGGCCTAAGGACCCTACACTTTCATTTCGTGAGGTGAAGCAAAGACATATGCAATAGCAGTaaccttaaatttcaattattacaagtttttttatcttgtaaaaaacgGTTAAAGAAAGTTTGGTGGTTCATGTAcatcaataactttttaaaaaatacatgaaaaaccataaaataaaataaaattttcacaaagtaaaggagaagaaaataacagaaaaataGTTCATACCTCTACtcgactttaaaaaaaaatatatatatatatatatatataaatatatatatattggggtttgcactgttatagtgttcatgattaaccacataaatttggagataaattatcaacgtTTGAGTTTGAGATTAAGTTGAACTTGTTAGAAAGATTGATTTTCATTCTTTGTTAAGTttagactaaacaaaaataatcttatttaaaaaaatgatattgatgTCTACTAAGCATCTTAATTTACTACGTTGTTGTATAAAAAGTTGCAGTAGAATTCTTCTATTATCCAAAGAAGCTGAATTTTATCCTTAGTtgatgatttttatatttatccaaATAAAGCCACGTTTAGGATAATCTTAATATAGgattttattcaattttgttattattttttttatcaacgtttgagtttgagtttaacttggacttgttagaaagatagagtttcacttcttattaagtttggactaaacaaaaataatttaaaaaaaaaaatgataatgatgagtttgaatttaaattggacttgttagaaagaatgaaagatagagtttacaaaaataatattatttaaaaaaatgataatgatttaTGGTACACCCTTCCTTAGGCCAAGTGCTTATAAAGCAAGGGTAGGAGGCGTCTTTCCCTGATGTGGGGTTGAACAAATTCGTGAGGGTGGCATCGGCTCCTTGGCCCATTCCCAAAGCGAACAATATCTGATTAGGGAAAGATTCGTTCCTcccacaatttattttatatattttaaatattgtgttgatgtgaaaaattgtgagaatttcaaaggtttcggttatatatataaatatatatatttatatatgtgtatatatatatatatatatatattatacctTCTAACTATGCCTAAAATTCAATTAGACTTTTGGCTTAGgtctaaataaataaagtccaagcattcataaataaataaataaagtttaaaggactaaattaaatgaaagtaaagttaCAATATTCTGaattaaatttgtttgtttctataaaaaataaaaaataaaaatcaaaatgaaagggtgcaatttgtaatttagccatatttttattttggagaagatgggAACCGGGTTGCATCGATAGTAGTACtacttttaccttttaaaatacataaattaaacTTTTTCCTAAATGCAAAAACACCATTTGTGTTTAAATTAGTTGCAAAAACATCTCCTATGGTTAAAGTCAGTAGCAAAAACGCCTCCTAAAGTTTAAGGTCCCGTTTGGTAACAAtgtttaaacaacgaaaactgttgttt is a genomic window of Quercus lobata isolate SW786 chromosome 2, ValleyOak3.0 Primary Assembly, whole genome shotgun sequence containing:
- the LOC115963854 gene encoding uncharacterized protein LOC115963854, which gives rise to MVMVDQGSCIEVMYPDLYKGLNLKSEDLTAYDSPLAGFNGKLVDPKGQIRLPVQTGSEVVEVDFIVVDAYSLYTAIVARRWLHTLGVVSSTLHQKVKYLSKDRVEELVGNQVMARQYLVSAILHQPAAESSAIVKEG